The following are from one region of the Ischnura elegans chromosome X, ioIscEleg1.1, whole genome shotgun sequence genome:
- the LOC124171374 gene encoding E3 ubiquitin-protein ligase RNF170, which translates to MFFSIFKMTENLIYGIGDEVLVLTTIIFAIVLAGCLYLRPWILYNRLMERVRNVFQEQQLDPPRSTDVQDQNDSSAQRRAYHADVCPICLGGYTFKVETNCGHTFCGPCMRRYIENDEFVVQTMLCPLCRQPLTLLFNSYTDEERRADPESEVGLQRVQMNILINRFNRIAAGTPRTLLQNVLDWPVLIRRLFNELFSERPMLLFRLRIVLLLLCGTVYVFSPVDALPEAVYGILGFIDDILVVFFCIWYIVNVYRSIVASREGGFE; encoded by the exons ATGTTTTTCTCTATATTTAAAATGACTGAAAATTTGATATATGGAATTGGCGATGAAGTATTGGTTTTAACTACCATAATTTTTGCGATTGTGTTGGCTGGATGTCTTTATTTACGGCCTTGGATTTTGTACAACCG gtTGATGGAAAGGGTTAGAAATGTTTTTCAAGAGCAGCAGTTGGACCCTCCACGATCAACTGACGTGCAAGACCAAAACG ATTCATCGGCACAGCGACGAGCCTATCATGCTGATGTCTGCCCCATTTGCCTGGGTGGTTACACGTTCAAAGTGGAAACTAACTGTGGGCATACTTTTTGTG GTCCATGCATGAGGAGGTATATAGAAAATGATGAGTTTGTTGTGCAGACTATGCTGTGCCCACTTTGCAGACAACCG cTCACTTTGCTTTTCAACTCGTACACTGATGAGGAAAGGAGGGCTGATCCAGAGTCTGAAGTGGGATTACAAAGAGTTCAAATGAACATTCTTATTAATAGGTTTAACCGTATAGCTGCTGGTACACCGCGAACT TTACTGCAGAATGTTTTGGACTGGCCTGTTCTCATTCGGCGGTTGTTCAACGAACTGTTCAGTGAGCGACCAATGCTTCTTTTCCGTTTAAGGATTGTGTTGCTCCTCCTTTGTGGAACTGTTTATGTCTTCTCTCCTGTTGATGCTCTGCCAGAAGCTGTGTATGGAATTCTTggattcattgatgatatactcgttgtttttttttgcatttggtACATCGTGAATGTGTATCGCTCCATCGTAGCCAGCCGTGAGGGTGGCTTTGAGTAA